A window of the Desulforapulum autotrophicum HRM2 genome harbors these coding sequences:
- a CDS encoding dynamin family protein — protein sequence MTEKILYDIETISSNLGLTLESMREIPGMYDTSADTALELCCTLPGTIRSNILKIAVVGAIKSGKTTFINAWLKDDLLKRGAGVVTAIVTRLQRQSTLTARIFLKSWDDINQEIEQALFMFPEKEWNPEKNTPGFDLRRERDRQFLNDFNVDIFSDLSVSEAGLRPESVTITRAVEGYEAVKDLIKPDRSILEFSGPLFETHKKFTGNDSRAFFVRDVALGVTSPGLDPDIEIADCQGSDSTNPFHMVQIQNYLTRANLIIYLISSRTGLRQADMNFLRVIETMGLMENIVFVLNADLNEHENLKDLMSVEHRVRKELTYIKKDPELYTISSLYNLFCDLAPDLSRKNSIILDLWKEDANTTAYLSSMTQRFNSRLVGRLSSERFYLTVANPIERLRQIAFMARQRLSLFSDLLSQDLSKARGAMDRLAEMLETGKKLEAIMDNSIEGAVDQLEREIQKEANALFDPLQGTIAKDVAHFIGGCKIDISLYESKLLHHGFENTLYLMFQELKSALDTFMTQTINARVLGFIHDQEKAIEGYFKTLYRSYDINPHEISPVKDQDHQPETAPGRKIVPIDLRTIKGILGLSLPTEAFVTRYNARIRVSAMAKFGLFSLGDIIGRLMNRRRYTPGVSALSASEKKIKQEALRSVVNHLEAYQKSVTRDYLIPLLEAVSRDFKDKLVARCRVCDVEIETMEGVIALDQASKKAQSRTLDAMAAGLTKIVKKIESLPVQYLN from the coding sequence ATGACCGAAAAAATTTTATACGATATTGAAACCATCTCTTCCAACCTTGGGTTGACCCTTGAATCAATGCGGGAAATTCCCGGCATGTATGACACTTCAGCAGATACGGCACTGGAACTGTGCTGCACCCTTCCGGGTACGATTCGGTCCAATATCCTGAAAATTGCCGTGGTCGGAGCCATAAAATCGGGCAAGACCACCTTTATTAACGCCTGGCTCAAGGATGACCTCTTAAAAAGGGGGGCCGGGGTCGTTACGGCCATTGTGACACGGTTACAAAGACAATCGACACTTACGGCACGTATCTTCCTGAAATCCTGGGACGATATCAACCAGGAAATAGAACAGGCCCTGTTCATGTTCCCGGAAAAAGAGTGGAACCCTGAAAAAAATACCCCAGGGTTTGATTTGAGACGGGAACGAGACAGGCAATTCCTGAACGACTTTAACGTGGATATTTTTTCAGATCTCTCGGTTTCCGAAGCCGGCCTCAGGCCGGAGTCGGTGACCATCACCCGGGCTGTAGAAGGGTATGAAGCTGTCAAGGATCTGATCAAGCCAGACCGGTCAATTCTTGAATTTTCAGGGCCCCTTTTTGAAACCCATAAAAAATTTACAGGCAACGATTCCCGGGCTTTTTTTGTAAGGGATGTTGCCCTTGGCGTGACGTCCCCCGGTCTTGACCCGGATATTGAAATTGCCGACTGCCAGGGCAGCGACTCAACCAACCCGTTCCATATGGTTCAGATCCAGAATTACCTGACACGGGCCAACCTTATCATCTACCTGATCAGCAGCCGGACAGGCCTGCGCCAGGCGGACATGAATTTCTTAAGAGTCATTGAGACCATGGGGCTCATGGAAAACATTGTTTTTGTTCTTAACGCCGATCTTAACGAGCATGAAAATCTTAAAGACCTCATGTCGGTTGAACATCGGGTTAGAAAAGAGCTGACCTACATTAAAAAAGATCCCGAACTCTATACCATCTCATCCCTTTACAACCTGTTCTGCGATCTTGCCCCTGATCTGTCCAGAAAAAACAGCATCATCCTTGACCTGTGGAAGGAGGATGCCAACACAACAGCATATCTGTCCAGCATGACCCAACGGTTCAATTCAAGACTCGTCGGGCGGCTGTCCAGTGAGCGGTTCTACCTCACCGTGGCAAACCCCATTGAGCGCCTGCGGCAGATTGCCTTTATGGCCCGGCAGCGTCTTTCGCTTTTTTCAGATCTTCTCTCCCAGGACCTCTCAAAGGCAAGGGGTGCCATGGACCGGCTGGCAGAGATGCTCGAAACGGGAAAAAAGCTTGAAGCCATCATGGACAATTCCATTGAGGGTGCCGTTGATCAGCTTGAACGGGAAATCCAAAAAGAGGCAAACGCCCTTTTTGATCCCCTCCAGGGTACCATTGCAAAGGATGTTGCGCATTTTATCGGGGGATGTAAGATTGATATCTCCCTGTATGAGTCAAAACTTTTGCACCACGGATTTGAGAACACCCTTTACCTGATGTTCCAGGAGTTGAAATCAGCCCTTGACACCTTTATGACACAGACCATAAATGCAAGGGTGCTCGGGTTTATCCATGACCAGGAAAAGGCCATTGAAGGCTATTTTAAGACCCTGTACCGATCCTATGACATCAACCCCCATGAGATTTCCCCGGTTAAGGATCAGGATCATCAGCCTGAAACTGCCCCAGGAAGGAAGATTGTACCCATTGATTTGAGAACCATCAAGGGAATACTCGGCCTGAGCCTTCCAACAGAAGCCTTTGTCACCCGGTACAATGCAAGGATACGGGTAAGTGCCATGGCAAAATTCGGACTGTTTTCCCTTGGGGACATTATCGGTCGACTGATGAACAGGAGGAGATACACCCCTGGTGTGTCAGCCCTTTCAGCTTCGGAAAAAAAAATCAAGCAAGAGGCCCTCAGATCCGTTGTCAACCATCTTGAAGCCTATCAGAAATCAGTGACCAGGGATTATCTCATTCCCCTGTTGGAGGCTGTTTCCCGGGATTTCAAGGATAAACTTGTGGCAAGGTGCAGGGTCTGTGATGTTGAGATTGAAACCATGGAGGGGGTTATCGCCCTGGACCAGGCAAGCAAGAAAGCCCAGTCCCGAACCCTCGATGCCATGGCTGCAGGACTTACAAAAATCGTTAAAAAGATTGAGAGCCTGCCTGTTCAGTATTTAAACTGA